The window tataactgggggggcGGCCGGAGAGGAAGAGTTGCTGCTTGGGGCTGGGCTGGACACTGGGTTTCAgacagtgagcaaattgcattgtgtatcacctactttatatattcttttattagtattgttgttgctattttcctattcctttgctgtcctatcAAATTATCCTTATCCaagcccatgagttttacctttttcttccgattctcctccctatcccgctgggggagggatGAGTGAATGGGatcatggtgctcagctgccagctgggactAAACCACAGCATGATATTATAAGGAATATTTATTTGATGTGTAAAAATGCTTGCAGTTGATTAAAAAGCTAGGTTCAGCACCaaaaggcagagcaggaaaCACAGTGTTTCCTCCTTACTTCTATCAATCAATGACCCACTTGGGTGGCTCAGTAACATATTTTAAGGTGCTCTTGGCTACAGACAGAAATAGTATAAAGACTCAAATGTGTCTGGAAATGCTGCATTTAACAGCTCTAGAGACAGATCCtacaagatttttcttcaaagaaaggaagagaaacaagtttccttttaaagaaaaagtttggTCAGTGTTTTACCACAGTATTAACGGGCATGAAGAACTGATAACCCCTAAAGCAATCTTAACACAGCAAGCAACAAATCCTATCAGCAGAACAGGGCTCTCAAGTGCCATTGGCTATTTTCTAACACATTTATTGTACCCATATGGCAGAAGACATacataccacagacacattCAGAGTTCCCATGCTggtcacagaaacaaaatgacaaGTTGTTCCTGGTGCTTCACAAGATTCAATTCCTGGAATAATGCTGGCCCCTGTGGACATTTTGATGTCAGCAAGTGCCTTTGCCCAAGCAAAGGTACCGATCATCCACAGAAAGGCTGTTATGACAGTGACAGCCAAGTCCTGCAGAAGAGGAGTACTCATCATTAGGTTCAAATAATTTGCATGAATGTACCTAACAGAGCAAGACATAGACAGTATGAATTATATCACCAAAATAACTGCATCAGTGCTAATGATCACAAGCAAATTTAGCCATTAACAATGTTGTAATTACAACTCAAGTTATAGTCTGTGTTGCTAATCAGCTACAAAACTGTATGCCTTTTGCATCTATCAAGCATAAGCAATCTTATCCTCTGTAAGAAATTAGTTTCTAGAAATCAGACACCTAGCACttatgttataaaaaaaattaagtcaaagTTTAGTAAAGTGGGGATGGTAGAGGAGAAAGTACAGAGGATTTAAATCTGGATGGCTGATATGCTAAAATTTGGCTTGAAAAGTCTGTTTCTGGGCATGctctgaaacatttcattctgaGGATGAGGGCTTTGGTATTTAAGGTGACTAAAATTCACAAGATAACTATTTCCCTCTACCAGTTGCATCTGCCCAGCAGGTGCTCTACACAGGGAAATTCCCAGAGACTATGGAACAATTCTATATTCAAATACATGATACAAAAGAATGGTTGTGGTGAAGACACCGTTCACCTGAGAAGATGGAACTGCATTCCACTCTGCTTCAATAACTGCATAAGGTATGATGCCATGGATGTTCAAGGACTTTGGGTCCCCTTTTCTGCTTGAGTGTTGTAGTGACTGGTCTGAGATACTTGTGTTCACACTCCATCTAACTTTTGGAACTACTGAATATTCACAAGTTATTCAGATATTCTTGTATTAGCAGTATTTCTCATCTCTGTGGTTTCAAagtcaaaacattaaaatatctttttattacTTACAGTTAGTGGAAActtgctattttgttgatacaCATGCTTATATCCAATATATACCACAAGGGCAGCAATGCAGTAGAGGAATACCAACACCGCAAGCGTAACAAAGAATtgtgcagaagaggaaaagttgCCCACAAGATAGACGTCAGTCCAAGTACCACCACAGCGTTTTGCGTCTGGTGCACTAAATACAACAGTATTCAACCTGCAAAGATTATATCCTTCATGTAGTTAGAGTTTGCTATGCAGTGGAAACTTCATACAGTCATGCTTCACAGTAAGAGTGCTTCAGCATTCTGATTGTGTAAGTTCACTCTAAAAGACAATTTGTATACTGTATCAGTTACACAGCACAAAGACTTGTCAAGATATCTGAAGATTGTTCCCCATCCTGCATTGGGATATGCAACAGCAACTTCAGGAGAACAATCTTAATATTACATTTATCataactgaagaaagaaatcctgATTTGGAAGCAGACTTAACAGCATTATTTTGGAGACTGGCAGTTAAATAAGGGGATCAGGACTTAAAAGGCACCAAGTTGCATTACAGCTACAAGAAAATGCAAGTTCTAAACCTTCAAGTGTAGGAAGTTCACTAAAACCTACATGACCAGCAATGACCAGGACAGAATCATTTCAGATTCCCACTCTCCCCTCCAAGTGCTGTTACAACACTGGGTTTTGTGACCAAATTCTAAACTTCTGTAGTAGTTTTTACTAGCTGGCCTCTGAATCCATTTCTATACTTACAGCTGTGCTTATTGAATACATAGGGAACAGCAACTCTGCACTTGTAACTGTGCAGCTGTGGCAACAAAGAGGAAACCTTCCTCCTCATGCTCTGGGAAAGGAGCTTGTATGTACAAGAGCTCTACAATGACAGTGGAGTATTTAGTTTTTATGTACTCAACACCCTCACCAAGATCATAGTGGAATAAACTGAAAAGTAAGTATTTTCCATTcagtatttaaacaaaaatatgacaACAGCACATCCAAAATAATCTTATCTGTACTACAAATTGGTGAAGAAATAGGCTGTTAAATTAATTGTATTATTTTGCTTATTAATCACCTCCTGTAGCATTCATGCGCTGCTAGAATAGAGCTTAAGGCAGAGCAATACAAAGCAGTAATACAGCCTACTGCCATTACTACCTGCTTCTTTCTATAGCGCACCAACAACCACAGTGCTTTGAATAATTAcaactaaatatttatttattgctactACAGAGCAAGCCAGAGGTTTCACATGTTCATTCAGGTATATACAGTAATCACATTTTCATAGGGAGACAGATGGGGGAAAGTGAATAAGAAATAACTAGTTTATGAGCAACAACTAAAGAGCTAATACTTACCTGAATGGATAAGCAAAAGCAGCTGTAACAGTTTTGTTTACCACACCTTTGCAGGAAACTAGAAGAGTAGTTTCACCTTGAAAGCCTCCACATGTGGCAAaagcaaagatggaaaaaatctaTAGGAATTGACACATAGACATATTAGTACACACCACTACAGCTCAAAGGAAAAATCTCAACCTTTTAGCTGAAACAGCtaatgaaagcaagaaataacAGTGGGAAAGCATGAAGCTATGTCAAGGAATAGTTAAAGTGTTGAGTTTCTATGATCCAAAAATATGAGCAACGCCACTAACAAAGACCAATTTGaaagttctttttatttatatttttcttagctCCACACTAAAAGTTGGGGggttgtttagttttttttgtttgtttttagaatGCTAAAAGCCAGCACAATGCCTCTTCCAGTTGttaaaggaagtattttttagAGTTTCAGACATGCATAACAGTACATTAGAGTAGCTAGAAGCTCTATGCTCAGAGTATTGTACATCAACTTGACTCTCGGAGTAGCtcttattttccctttgttcACTAGCAAAATCCTATACATGTTATAAACAGAACACACAGCGGCACAAATTACGATGACAAACTTCTAATTAAGACATAGATTTTGTCTCTGTAGAACTATTATCTTCCCTCCCAGCCAGAGGGCCCAGCTGAAGAGCAGCTCTGTGTTGAGCACCTACTACCAACAAGacaaggcagggagcaggcagcctgTTAGCACACACCTCTTCAGGCCTACCCAGCTAGGACACAGGAGCAAAGCCAGGCctgggaaagaaggagaaacagCCCCACTCACCCACTCAAGAACTTTAATGAAGCCCAAGGGCTCCAGGAACAAGCCAAAGTCCACCCTCAAGCCAGCCATCCTAGGAGGTACCAGAGCAGCCTACAGCAACCACAGACAGGCGTAGCCCTGCAGAGGCACTTCCCTATAGGGCCATCCCCTGTGCTCCTCCCTGCCACACCCACTTACCTCACCCACTTACCTCATGCTGGCGATGACCCCACCCCTATTACCTCATGCTGGGGCTCTTCAGCCCCAAATCAGAGGCAGGGGGATGCCAGCTGTGTGGGGTAGGTGCCACTGCCATGGAGGACCTTGTCTGTGGGTGAAGGAAATGGTGTGGTAACTGTCACAGGGAATAACAGCTTTGGCCATATTGTAGAGTTGGGCTGCAGTAACttacttccttccttcctaggCTAAAGGGGCTGTGATCAGCTGAAGTAGGAGGTGCTGCCACATCGAGGCCATGAGCGCTGTGGTGTCAGGGCTGTGTGTCCTTGAGGCCAAGCCTTGCAGGAGGGGCAGCAGGTAGCAGGCAGAGGACAGCATGCTTCAGGGGATCTGCTGTGCCATACTGTGATTTGGGGCTTACTGATTTTATTAGCAAACAAGGCAGAGGCTCTTGACAATTCACGCACAGTGGAAGCTTGCTGAAATCTCATCAactacatttgatttttttttagctttatttttttgtgattgTGCTCTATTGTTGATACATTATCTTCTGTGAAACCGAAGAGCTAAAACTTGTGCTGAAGAAGAGCTGAGGCCTGTGAGAGGGACTGCCTTCTGCCCTGACTGGAGAGCACGGCtagccaaggtggccaacagaCACAGCACTCGCTGCAGCAGTTTCCTGGCTGTGCTTCAAGATCTTCTAGAAACTTCTGGGATTGCTGGGGGACTCCTGGGAACCCTCTGAGGAATGTCAGGGTGTCTGGTGCTGCTCTTGGGAAGGGATAGCTATGGGAGGCTTGTGGCTGTTTCTAGCAAGATCTTACTGATCTAGCAGCTTCTAGCCAGCTCTGTGAGCTGCTCCTGGACAAAGGATGCTGGCAGGTTTTGTCCCAGCTGAGCCCAGTTATGGCAGCCAGGCAGCCTTGCAGCAGGTGCTGAAGAGATGCCAATGGAAGAGCTGGCTTGGAGTGCAGCTCCTGGGTCTAGTTAGTGGGTACAGCAGTTTGTGCAGAAGGGGGCCAGCAGCCTTCACAGAGCGACATATGCTCAGCCATGGTGGTAGTGTGCTGCGGATCATAGTCCTCAGTACTGTCTGGATCAGCTGTCCCTGGTGCATCAGAAGCCTTGGCTCAGACTGAAGGGTGGTGTAGCTCTCcagtcctggggctggggaggagagcctggggctgggagaTACAGGCTCCTTGCCTGCAGGAGGTGTGCATAGGTGGAAAGTGTGTGTCAccaggagctgtgggaggaGGTCAGCTGCCTACACAGCATCAGAAATGATGAGAAAGGGACCCATTGGATCTTTTCTGAGACCCTGCAGCTTCAGGAACCTGAATCTACTTCATTCCTATAGGAAGGGCAGGTGGAGTCTGTGCTCATTGGGTGAGGAAATGGAGACTCCCATGATGGTGAAGGCTGGAAGCTTGTCACTGGAGgatggctgcagctgcagatcTGCAGCTACAGAACAGAGTCAGTACTCTGGTAGCAGACAAGGAGCTTTCTCCAATGAATCCTCTGTGCCAGCTGAGCCTCAGCCATGCAGGAGTACTGGGAAGAAGAGGTGATTGACAGTAGGAGGAAATTCCCTGCTATATGGGATGGAGGTCCCTACCTGCTGACCTGACTTGCTGTCTAGGGAAGTTTACTGCTCACCAGGGGCTTGGATCCAGGATGTTGTGGAGAGACAAGCTTCAAACTATTAATCACAGCTGCTCTTCCATGTGGGCATCAACAATACTGCCAGCATTTCAAGCATGACTACTACATTATTCTAGGGAGGCAGTCAACATCTTGGGGTCCTGGATGGCTTTGTCCTCAATTTTTCTAGTGAGGAAGAAGTGCTTGATGAAGAGTGAATGGATCCTGCAGGTCAACAATTGCTTGCACAGCTGGTGCTAATAAAGGGGATTCAGCTTTTACCATCATGGAACCCTCTCTGAGGATTATTAAGAAAAGATGGGATCCACCTGACCAAATAGGGTAAAAGCATCTTTTCAACAGGCTGGCCAATTTGCTGAGGAGACCTTAGAACTACGAGTGATGAATTTGATATCAGGGAAAGAGATGATGACCTACAATTCAGTGAGGAAGTGGTGGACTGGTTTGGTAAGCAAAGGGTACAGGATGATATGATTTCAAGGAGAGACTCTGAAATCAAGAAAACAGGGCAGAAGCTCCCCCCCTCCTCTCAGGTGCATGTATGCATGTAAGGAAGTGCCCACAGAACAGCATTATGGGGGAAGCTCTCATACCTTTTCTGGGAAGTCAGTGTGAGCGAGTGCCTGTATGCTAACACATGCATCATGCGTAACAGGAGCTATTAGAGGTCTGTGAGCACTTGCAGGGCTATAATCTCTTTTTGATTGTGGACATGGGGTGGATGAGGTAACTCACATGATGGGAGTGCTGCTGTGGATGGATACAGGCTCCTTGGGATGAACCAGGATGgtgaggagagggaggtgctgttTATGTGAGAGAGCAGAAGGAACATATAGAGCTCTGCCTTGGGATGTATGATGAGCCAGCTGAGAGTTTAGGGCTAGGATTAGAGATTGTGAACCAACATGGGTGATGCTACTGTGGCTGTCTGCTACAAACTACTTGATcaggaaaacacagaggagaCCTTCTTCAGATAACCAGAAGGTGGCTCTGGTCCTCAAGGGGAAATTTAAGTACCTTCTGGAagggcaacacagcagggcacaagcaatccaggtGGTTTCTGGAGTGCAGTGATGAAAGGTCCCTCACACAGGTGATGGAGGAGCTGACAAGGTGAGGTGCTTACCTTGACTTGATACTTACAGATAAGGAAGGACTGGTCAGGGATATGAAGGTTGGGGGCAGTCTTGGCTGAGTTTGCTTTGTGACAGTTACTGCTGTGAATAAGTTGTGGGAGGCTAGCCAAGGGTGGGAATACGTGAGGAAGCTTCCAAGTTGGGGAATCCATGTGAGAACAGTAACAAAGAGTCAGCCTTTCAGCTGGCCTGGAGTGGCACTACTACGAAACACTGGCAGCAGGGTGGGACGTTCTCACACAGCTTTCTGCATGTTTCTACCCCCTAGCTTTCTGCACAATGAACAAGAGAGGTGCTGAGATCTGCCTGCTCTACGGGCTCCTGGAGGTAGTCCAAGTTTAAAGCTGTGGAAAGGATGGCTCTCTCCTTTCTTGCACTGCTGTGTTACAAATACAGCTGGTGCCCAGCCTGGCAGCCTCCTCCCTGGCTGGtgacttctgctttcttcttttt of the Grus americana isolate bGruAme1 chromosome 1, bGruAme1.mat, whole genome shotgun sequence genome contains:
- the SYPL1 gene encoding synaptophysin-like protein 1, producing the protein MAGLRVDFGLFLEPLGFIKVLEWIFSIFAFATCGGFQGETTLLVSCKGVVNKTVTAAFAYPFRLNTVVFSAPDAKRCGGTWTDVYLVGNFSSSAQFFVTLAVLVFLYCIAALVVYIGYKHVYQQNSKFPLTDLAVTVITAFLWMIGTFAWAKALADIKMSTGASIIPGIESCEAPGTTCHFVSVTSMGTLNVSVVFGLLNMVLWGGNVWFVYKDTNLHNQSNRVSQSPGIYPTQRGI